In Pan troglodytes isolate AG18354 chromosome 5, NHGRI_mPanTro3-v2.0_pri, whole genome shotgun sequence, the sequence CAAGTTCTGCTCTCTACGTCACCAAAGGAGGTTGGAGCCATTTTGAACCCTGCGACCCTAGtgttttccctcttttcctaGCTCTTCGCCGTCTTTCCCGATGTCGGCCAATcaggggaaaaggaaaaggccCAATCAGCAGAAAGTCCACAGCTGAAGGACCCGGATGAAGCGAGCCTAGGACTTTGAAGTGCAAGCCTCGCCAATTGTAGAGCAGTCACCATGGCGACAAGATAGGGGTGAAGAGGTGGAACAAGAGAAGGTTCAACCCTCACAGGATTGGCCCACCCCCGTCCCGCCGCGTGCTGCGCAGGCGCGTTTTACCTAACCACCATTTTCCGTCAAGTTCTAGCCAATGAGTTGATTTGGAGCCATACGCTCCAAAGTCCAATAGCAATCCGGACATTCTCTAAAAGAGGAAGCGAAGGAAAGAAAGGGGCTTATAGTGGGCGAGGTCTATAGGTAGTCCCGAGCAAATTGCTTATGGCTTTGGTTATGACTGACAACTACTCAGACGAATAAAGCCCTCCTTGGCCAGGCGACAGGGTGTAGCGAGTTATTACCAATCCCTTGGCATTGCACATTGACTTAGACCGTATCAGCCAATAGCCATTGTGCGAAGGCAGGACTGCACTAACCTTTTCCCGCCCCTACCCTTTGGGCCAATCCtttcttttgaattctttgtgACTGGCAGGCATTCAGACCAATAGTGATTAGGAAACCTTGAAGCCTGCCCAACGATCGTGGGCAGGAGGTGGTTTCTGGTTTGTTGGggcgtgtgtatgtgtatttgggGGGACTGAAGGGTACGTGGGGCGAAACAAAACCGGCCATGGCAGCAGCGGAGGAGGAGGACGGGGGCCCCGAAGGGCCAAATCGCgagcggggcggggcgggcgcgACCTTCGAATGTAATATATGTTTGGAGACTGCTCGGGAAGCTGTGGTCAGTGTGTGTGGCCACCTGTACTGGTGAGAATCGAGGAGGGGGGCGGGAGGTGGTGGGTCTCGCTTATATACTGGAGAGGCTAGGAGCGAATAATCATACAGTCATACAGATAATCGGAGGGCACGTTCCCATAGGTGAAGCCCGACAGGAGACATAAGACTTTGCTGGTATGTGTGGGTGGGAGTATAGCGGTCGAGATCTGTGGAAAGAAAGGTCTTAGGAACCAGGAGCGGAGGCATGTGATGTGCTGAGAAGAGAAGGTGGGGCGGGGAGTGGCAGGACAATGTGAGACCCGAGCCACCTTACCCCAGAGAAGTGAGGGGTCTTAGCTGTGCAGGTGGAAACAAGTGAGACACAAAGGTTAAGGGAGGCACGCATCAATTGAGTCGGGGAGAACCAGGAAATGTGGATCACATTCAGATGAGATCTGGGAGGGGGCTGGTATAAGGGCACTGTGGAGAGGCAGACTTGAAAGGTTAAAGGGTCGTAAAGATAGGGACATTATTGAGCTTGAAAGTGAGTAATGGGGGAATGTGCTAGTAAAGGGGTTTGGTTTGGAGTGATGGGGTTGGGGTTGAAAAGAGGAGACCCGGAAAGAGGTGGCTGAAGGAAATTAGAAATTAACTTGAAAGGCAGAAAAGAGAGGGCACGAAAATTTGTATGTGTTTGttggggagaggagaaaggagagggttGAGTGTGTTGAGGATGGACAGAGCTTTAGGTGTTGGAAGATCAGACAAGCAGGAAGGCTAAGTTGGCTGGCATGGTAGAGGTTgcagaaaatctgaaaagcaaCAGCAGGTTGCTTGGGAAGAGGGGTTAGATGGGATTCTGCGAAGTCTAGGGTCTGTGTCTCTCTTTTCTGTAGCtagtttgacctttttttttttttctcccccatccAGTTGGCCATGTCTTCATCAGGTGCGTACTCAGGAGATGAAGTGGGAAATGGGGAGGTCTGAGGAGCTGTAAGACCCTCTTGTATACTGGAAACCACTTTTTTTCTCCCCAGTGGCTGGAGACACGGCCAGAACGGCAAGAGTGTCCAGTATGTAAAGCTGGGATCAGCAGAGAGAAGGTTGTCCCGCTTTATGGGCGAGGGAGCCAGAAGCCCCAGGATCCCAGGTGAGAGACTGGAGGTGTTGCTTAGGGAAGATTGAAGGCTTCTGCCCTTGGAAAACGGTGTGGAAGATGAGAGGAGAAAATTCCCTGTTAactttctctctccatttcctcAGATTAAAAACTCCACCCCGCCCCCAGGGCCAGAGACCAGCTCCAGAGAGCAGAGGGGTGAGTCTTCTTGTCCAGTTGTGTCCCTTCCTTGACAGATTTGCCGGCTTCCTGTCTGACTTTTTCCGCCTCCCTAGGGATTCCAGCCATTTGGTGATACCGGGGGCTTCCACTTCTCATTTGGTGTTGgtgcttttccctttggctttttCACCACCGTCTTCAATGCCCATGAGCCTTTCCGCCGGGGTACAGGTAAGAGTCACACTCAGCTCCCATCAGGGAGCTCTGTGAATCCCCTCAGGCCCCCTCCCAGCCTAGGAGCATATGCTTCCACAGCTTTCCTCTCTCCCACAGGTGTGGATCTGGGACAGGGTCACCCGGCCTCCAGCTGGCAGGATTCCCTCTTCCTGTTTCTCgccatcttcttctttttttggctgCTCAGTATTTGAGCTATGTCTGCTTCCTGCCCACTTCCAGCCAGAGGAGAATCAGTATTGAGGGTCCCTGCTGGCCCTTCCTTACTCCTGGACCCCCTTGACCCCTCTATTTCTGTTGGCTAAGGCCAGCCCTGGACATTCTCCAGGAAGGCCTGGGGAGGAGGAGTGAAGTCTGTGCATAGATGGGAGAGCCTTCTGCTCAGAGGCTCACTCAGTAACGTTGTTTAATTCTCTGCCCTGGGGAAGGAGGATGGATTGAGAGAATGTCTTTCTCCTCTCCTAAGTCTTTGCTTTCCCTGATTTCTTGATTTGATCTTCAAAGGTGGGCAAAGTTCCCTCTGACTCTTCCCCCACTCCCCATCttactgatttaatttaatttttcactcCCCAGAGTCTAATATGGATTCTGACTCTTAAGTGCTTCCACCCCCTCACTACCTCCTTTAATACAAATTCAATAAAAAAGGTGAAATATATTGATGGGATCTCTTCCCAAGTTCGCCCCCAACCCCGACAGAAGCATCTTCTCCCCAACTTGAGTAGATGTTTGGTATAGTATGGTGAAGTATGGGGGTGAGTCCCTTTCCTTCAGGGCCCTCAAGGGTATAGGGGTGAGGTTgtgtctcatacacacacacagacacacaagagCAAGATGTGTCAGGTGTTTAATCATCATTGTGGGGGGCTCTGGTTGTAGAAGAAAGCTTGGCAAGGTGGGGTTATACAGGAGAGAGATTATACAGGAGAGAGTTGGTCTGAGGCCAGAACAGttcaagggaaaaagaaaagggagctGATGGATAGGATCTGTCTGTGGGCCCCTCAAGGCCCTCCAGTACTACTCTCGCCTGCCTCAGGTTCCTCCGACTGATTCAGTTCTGCacgctcctcctcttcctcctggttTTCTGGGGCCTTCCTGAGGAGAAAGATTGGGGGGAATGCGGCACGTTGTCGTTCCACCCCCCGACCCCTCTTCGCTTGCTGCCTGGAAGCCCTAGGTCTGAGGGGTCTGGCTTTCACCACTCACCTCTCCTCTCCTTGGCGTTGCCGCCTTTGCCACAAGATGACCCCAATGACCAGGGTGGCTGTCCCCAGGCCTCCCAGGATCCCCAGGGCCAGGGCTAGAGTTCCCAGCCCTGATCCTCCCACAGAGCCTGTACGGAGACAGGGAAAATTGAGAGCACAGCCACCACCACTCACCATTCCTTTCTTGTTGACCATCCCCCCAGTCACATGTGTTGGGGGCTATCTTCTGCTTCCCTGACTTTATCAAACCCCTCACCTGCAGTTGGCCCCTCCTTGCCTGGTTCTGGAAGACAAAGTTGGATCCAGTCAGAAAGGAAGACTTTGGGTTGAGAGAGAGTTATTTAGTGGGAGCCCCAGTGgagtctttccctttcttttttttttttgagatggagtttcacttttgttgcccaggctggcatgcaatggtgcgatcttggctcaccgcaatctacgcctcctgggttcaagcaattctcctgcctcagcctctcaagtagctggcctcccaggtagctgggattacaggcatgtgccaccatgcctggctaattttgtatttttagtagaaatgggatttctccatgttggtcaggctggtctcgaactccctacctcaggtgatctgcccgcctcagcctcccaaagtgttgggattacaggtgtgagccaccacgcccagccgtctttccctttttttagctcagagggaagaagggagaggctTGGCTGCTCTCTTGGCAGAAtttgggtggggcaggggaggctTGGGTGTGGgtgcagggagggagaggtggggtgGCTGTTAGGGATAAGGCCAGAATGGGGCAGGAAATTAGAGCCTGTGCTGTCCTGCACCCTAGTCCCAGGGTCTGTAGGGCTTGGGGAGAGGTCTCAccgatgatgctgatgctgacaGCACGGCTTTCCTGGGGCCCGTGGCTGGGATGGGTGGCCACACAGCTGTAGGTTCCCTGGTCCTGAGGCCCTATCTCAGGGAGGATCAGCACAGGGCTGGGGGGAAGGGGCAAGGGCACACcctggtgggggaaggggagaggagactATTTCAAAACCCTTGTCTTTTTGTCTCCATATCTTCAGataccctctcttcctcctcagctCCTAGCCTGCCTTTCCCTCGTTAGCCCTCTGCCCTCCCTGTTGCTAGTTATGGTTCACCCTACCTCCCAGCCCCTCTCTCCAGGTCACTCACATCCTTCATCCAGTGGATTTGAGGAGAGGGCTGGGCAGGGACTTCACAGGTCAGGGTTACGGTTCCACCAGGAGCTACTGCTCCACCTTCTGGCTCCACCACCAATTGGACCTCCTCCAGAGGCACAGGCTCTGGGAGTTGGAAGGGTTTTGAGGTGGAGAGTTACACTTGTGAGTGATCCCAGTGGCCATGGGCTTGACTCCCTCTTTCCCTAAGGGTCAGACTTCCAGAACGTGCTCACGTGAGCTTGGGGCCCTCCCCACCTATGCTCACCCCAGACACGGGGCTGGATGGGGGCTGTGCGCAAGGCCCGGTGTCGGGGAAGGCCTGGGCTGAAGCTACAGGAGAAGGTGGGACGGGGATCTCCTCCCCGGGCTGGGGTCACCATTAGCTCCGACTGCAGTGTGAAGAGCCCTGTCTCAGGGTGTCTCCTGGTCTGTTCCTTCACAGATACTCCTATGATGGGAGGATAAGACAAATTATCCCAGGGTGGGTGTGGGAGTGAGATCAGGGAGAAGGCAGCTTGGGGGGCACCTTAGGACTCACCCTTCTCATTAGGCACCAGGGGCTTCCCATCCAAGTGCCAGCTAAGAGTCCCTGCAGGGTAGCTTCCCTCTGACACACATGTCCCCACCTGGGGAAAGAGTGGTGACCTCAGAATCCTTTGAAAATGAGAGAtgccacacacccacacccacacacactcgcCTCCTGTTCACAGGGCCGTTTTCTACTTCTCCTGCTTTCTTCCACTACCTTATTGGGAACACCAGCCGTGAGTTCAGAGGCAGAATCTACAATTTCTGGCTTCCCAGGAATCTCTGAAGGAGGAAAAATCCAGTCAGAGGCTGTAATTGTGAAGGTTCTCAAACTCTGTGTGTGGAAATGAGGCCAGTGGAAGTCAGAGGCCCTCATGGGCCAAGGCTGGGGTTGAAGGCTTTTTCTTAGGTAAGAGGGAGGCCTTGGAGAAGACCCTGGAATTCTTACGGTAGACACGGACTCGGTAGTTGGACTTGgtctcctttccattcctgttCATTGCCTGGCACCGGAAAATCCCCTCATCCTGGATCCCGACAGCCGGAAGGAAGAGGGAGCCGTTGGGAAGGACACGAGCCACACTGTCCCAGGGGCCTCCTCCCTGGGGAGACAGGACCTTCCAAGCTTCTGTCCGGCCTGTGTTCTAGAAGCAGAGAAGCAGGGCCTAAACAGTGCAAGGCCTTTGGGAAAGGACTGTGAGGCAGAGTGACGGGGATCCAAATTATTGCTGGTCTCCCTGGAAGTTGGGAGGCTGCAACAGGAGCCCCGCTTACCAGTTTCCATTCCAGCCGCTGGGGTGGTTTCTTGGGGGCCCCCTTACACTTCAGCACCAGTGGCTCGCCAATCCGGGCTGTGAtgttttgagcacctactactgCCCCTGGGAGATAGCACCATGGTAGTGGGGCAGGAAGGGAATGAGGGCTAACAAAATTTGGACAGGGTGGGTGAGGGACCTTGAAAGGCACTTCCTCGGGTTCTGGGAAAAGTTCTAGGACAATTGGGGTGTGGGGTTAAAGTGCTTTCTGCAGGGAGGGtcagtggggttgggggagtggctCACCCCACAGACTGAGGACCAGCACCCAGGCTCCAACTGCTGTTCCGGCTGCCATCCTGCTTCCTTCCAGGGTCCTGGCTCTGTCTGCCCCTCTCCCTGCTGTGGCCTCCGCCCTAGGTGGGGCCTGCACCCTCTCTCCAGCCCCCATCTTTCAGTCGTCTTGTCACAGGGAATGCTAGGAATTCATGCCTTTGGGACAAGAGTCCTTCAGGTACTAGAGAAATAATTATCACCCCACCCCTGGGCACTACCAGCCTCTGGGTACAGTCACTTCCCTGGGGGATGGGGAGTGTACCCTCTAGGGTCTCATTCCCTCAGAGCCCCCGATCCTATTTATTCCATCAGTCCATCAGGGCTGCCTGGTGACCCACTGGAGCCCCATCTTGATTGCGCAAAGTTGCATCAATAGGGTTCAGGCCAGACTGTTGTCTGCAAGGGTGCAATTGGGCCTGCATCATGAAGGCAAGGCTGGGGAACAGGAGAGAAACCTGTTTGGAGCTTCgtgaaagaaaatcattttttttctggggtttctcatgttttttgaaaaaaattctcaactaaacccagggaaaaaagaaatttctttatttaaaactgcattttgttttttttctgtgaaactaCACAAGTTTACAAGTGAGGAGAGAACTGCCCCTGGCCCATGCCTCCCACCCCCCGACCCATCACACTTCCAACCTGTCCCCAGTCCTGCCCGGATCTTTAATGGGAGGGGTTCCCCACTCTGACAGTCTTGTAAAATCCTGAGAATGTCTGAGGGGATCAGATGGTAGGGTTCAGGGCTGAGGATGGGACAGTGTTGATGTTACTTTTCCCCCACATCTGGCTTTTTGcaacctcctccctctccctaccCCTTGATTTTGGTGTGACAAAAAGATACCTCATTTATGGGGAAATTGAGGAAGATACATATACAAGCACCCCAACCCATATTTAACATATTTGGCAATAACTCCCTTCCCATTCTTCCCCCTCCAATTTTCAAatagtagtttttttaaaaattaaagacatgtCACTCACAGGGGAAGATGGCATCTTCAATTTCCTCAAAATTACTGAGTCCAGCCCTGCCCAAGGGTTGTGGGAAGAAGGGGGATGAGAGGCCAGCAGGGCAAGCCCTTCACTGCCTCCACATCAAATGCGGCAGAAACCTGCCTGCATGAACAAAGAACACCTAAGGGATTTTAGGGGGCAAAGCTTGGTGCCCTGTAAAATTTACTTCCTGATGGACAGGCCTGGAGCCAGGGGGGCCTCTTTACCAGTTCTGTTTGTCCCCCTTTCTCTTACCAGAACCCCTTTGGCTATCACCCCTAATATgggaaagtaagaaataaaaaaaaagacaagaaatcaacatatttataaaaaaaaacaaacaagctgcTTCCccaaactaaattaaaaattaagaaccaccaccaccaccaacaacaacaacaaaaacaacaacaacaacaaaaaacagatggatcccagggtttctttttctttctttaaaaaaaaaaaaaagttcaacccCAAAGCCCAGTGAATAATTCCCTAAAGTAGCAGAAACTCCCTCCGAGGTAGATATCTGAGTCAGACACTCTCGTCCACCGAGCGATTCTATTGGTTTAAGATGAGCTGCGTATGAGGTAAGTAAGCCGTCTggaggggcgggggtggggatGCATGGGGGCGTGGCCCATGTCCTCTGTCCAGAAGTCATGTCCCCATTTTTGGCATCTCTGATTGGGCAGGGCTGGCGTCTCCACAGATTCCAGAGCATAcaagtggggtggggaagggaaagtGGGGGAGCCCAGGAGAGAAACAGAATAGTTGCAAGtgggagtatgtgtgtgtgaggtgtgggagagggagagagaaagacaggagaaAAAGGGGTCTGAGAAATAGGTTTCTGGGTATGTGTATGTTTCTGTGTAAGAAAGAAAGCGAGAgaggaaaaagatggaaaaaagggAGAGACAGACCCCACACTCCCCTTAGAGGCCCCATTCTTCCTGCCATGTAATTAGCACCCCCAGCACAGAGAGAGTCTCGTTAGGGAGGGGATGACCCCATTGGCCCTTCTCTGTCTTGTGCTTCTCCTGTATTGGGGTTTGTCCTCTGGAAGCCTGCGTCCTCTTCAAGTCGCCTTGTGAGAGCCCCCACCCCTGTGACCCTGAGGGGCAAGATCAGTTGGAGGTATCAGAGTGAACACTCCCTGGTCCCTCCGTTGGGGATGTCACTGAAGAGGGGGTCACAGCCTCTTGCCAGCTGCCATTTGCCTGAAAGGAGAGACAGAGTACAGAAAACAGAGAAGGCCCTGGGAACCCTGTGTGGGCACAACATTACTAGGGAAAATGCCCCTCTGTCCTGTGAGAACTGGACAGAGAGGAGCTTCAGGATCCACTCACCCTCATTTCCCGTGGGCTGTACATCTGGCCTCCCCCGAGGTTATCCCCATAGCCCCCTGGCCCCATCGAGTGTCGGAGTGATTCCACCTGTAGGCAGCAGAGGAAGGTATGACAGTGAAGAGAAGCCTCAGAGGAAAGAGGTCTTGTATCCTAAAGTAGAGGAAATGGAGTTGGGGAAAGCCCTACTTGAGAGGAGATGGGCATCTGACCTGGGAAGCAGAATAGGAATCTCCGTTGAGCCCAGGCATCCCCAGAAACATGTCTCCAGATCCTGAGAGATTGAAAGAGCCGCCAGAGCCTTGTGGGGGCAGAGAGGGAAGAGTGTAATAGAGCCCATGATGGTAGAGGATGAACCACAACTCTCAACTCTTGTGGGGACATGCTACTATACTCCAATTATCCACAAAATAACATTCCAACACACAGAAAGAGCAGGCTGTTCCTTGGCCACCCGTGGGAAGAAAGGCAGAACTAAGATCACTGGAATGGCCTCTGTCCCCTGACATCTCCAGCCTATCTCAGCTCGGTCCCTCTCACCCCAAAAGGCCCCCTCTCTGCTATGATCCTGCCTAGATAGGAAGTGGGAACAAAAGCAGGAAGTGTGCAAAACAGTCAGCCGGGGTGACAGTGGGATCCACCTGCAGAGGAAGGGGGTGTCGGGGAGCTGGTGCGGCTGTGGCCCCCCTGGGTGACTGACACGGCGGTCTTGACAGCATAGATGTTTGCCTCCTCTTGGAACTTTCCGATGTTTTTCTTATAGCGAATCCTCTTGTTGCCAAACCAGTTGGAGACCTGTGGGGCAGAAAGGAGGGTCAGGTAGAAACATTTGCCTCTGAAGTCCTTCACTGAATAAGATGTGagtgacagcatttttttttttttttgcttcctggtctcactatgctgttgcccaggctggtctccaactcaagtgatcctcccacttcagcctccctagtagctgggattacaggaacacaccactgcacctagctgaGATGCGTGCACTTTGCCTGACAACTCCTCCCGCAACCTCCATAATACCTGAGACACGGTGATGCCACACTTCTTGGCAagctcctccttggcctcctcacTAGGATATGGGTTACTCAGGTGGGAGTAGAAATACTCATTTAGGACCTCAGTGGCCTGTTTGCTGAAGTTACGGCGCTTTCGTCtacagaggagggagaagagcggTGAGGAGGATGTTGATGTTCTGGCAGGGCTGTCACATGGCATGACCCCAGAGTCACCATTGTCATGGAGTACCATGTTGTGCAGCATGGCAGCTCAGGGTCTTGGAGAGGAATGGGAAGGAGCCCAGTGCTGGGGGCCAGCCTGGGGTCCCTGGGCCCACCTGGCATCCAGGAAACGGGAGCGCAGGATCATCACAGCCTCGCAGGTGCTCTGCTTCAGCTGCATCTGGATGGCGCTGAACTTTCGATGGATGATGCTCACCATGCGTTCCATCTCTTTGGGGGCCACGGGCCTGGTGCGGCTCTGCTCCCTCAGCAGGTTCATGACATGGGTCGTGAACTCATTACATGCCTGTAGTGGGGGCCAGTGGGCTGGTGAGGAGGAGCCCTTTGACCATGGGATTCCCCTGCAAGAGcccttccctccacccacccaaGCCTCCTCTCCTTACCTGCTCATACTTCTCCAGCTCCGAGTGGTATATGTGACGGATCTGGGCAAGTTTGCTGCGATAGTCCGAGTGTTCGATGGAGTTGTCAGGGGACACGCCACCACCAGAGGCTGCAGcggctgcagctgctgctgctgagccGCCCCCTTTCTCGGGCCCAGCCACACCCTCTGCCAGAAGCATGTTGTCCAAGCGCATCAGCTGTGGGTCCActggctcctcctcctgggaGCTCCGAATGCTGAGGCCTAGCATGCAGGCGAGTGGACTTAGGGACCCAGAGACCCCGATACCCAGTGCTCAGTCCTCCTGGTGCTTCCTGGAGAGCCAAGTTCCCAGGCTTTGGTTCCTTCCCCAGTCCCCCTGATTCCTTACTTTCCTCAGGGCCCCAAGTTGTCACACTCTAGCCCTATAATGAACAGGGTTCTGTTCCCAGAGTTGAGCAATCCGGGGGGGGGGCCCACATACCGGTTTTCTCCTTGATTTCACACAGGACGCTAAAGAGAGCAGGCTTCATTCGGTGGCAGTTTAGGGCGTGTTTCCTTGGGAGGAGTGGGAGTGGGGAAAGAGAAAAGTTGAGGAGCTAGAGAAACAGAGCAGGGGGCCTGAGAACAAGGAGGGAGGAGGGTCAATCTGCGGAGGGAGGAAGCGGATTGGGGGTGGAATGAGTTGGGGGTGGAATGAGGAGTTCTTGGGAAAAGATCAGCTCCCAGAGCATGGGGAAGCTCCTCAGCTTCAGGGAGACTCAGGGAAGATGCAGGCAGCAGGTTAAAGGCTGCGGGCTTTGGGAGATGGTCTAGAAAGGTAGGAGGAGGAATCTGGGAGTggatggagaaaggaaagtgaCTTGGTaggtttcagagagagagagacagaggctggGGTTGAGAAGAGTCAGAGTTTGAGGTGGCAGAGTGGGGCTGGGGGTGCCGAGCTAACTGGGGAGATCAGTGTAGGGTGTGTGAAGGGGTCCTGGGGCTGAGCAGCTGGGAGGCTTTGATGCACCTAGTGTCTGGCTGAGCAGTGGAGAGGAGCTTTAGGGGctctggagagggtgtggaggtCTCCACATCTGGAGAGAATGAGGGGGCTGGGTGGAGAGTTAGGGGAGAAGATAACGTAGCCCAAGAACAGTTTTTTAGTCTGGGAGCCAAAGGGGGCTCCCGGGGATGGGGCTGTTCCAGGAGACTGCAGGGGTCGGCAAAAGGTTAGGAGTGGGGAGCCGGGCCACCGGGGGTTCCCTCTGTGAAGGTTTCAGGGCCTGGGGGTGAAGGGAGGTTTGAGAGGGATCACTTTTCTATGGGCTCCCAGGAATAAGGAGAGAAGAGAGCTGTTGGATCCTGGAGAGGGCCCTGGAGTTGGGGGGGCTCCCAGAAGATTCAGAACATGTGAACGGGGTTTGCTGGGTCTGTGTGGGGTCCCGGGGTGGGGGCACTCACTTGGCCTGGGCCTCGTCCAGGCTCTGGTCGGTGATGGTCATTATCTGCTGCAGAATGTCCCCGATGTCTTGCTTCCCTCGGCCTCCCGGGACCCCCCCGCTACCCCCACCGGGGTCTCCGCCACCGGGAGGCTCGCCAGGGCCCCCAGGCTCCCCACTCACCAATCCCAGGCCCCCCCGGCCCCCGCCTGGAGGGGGCGGCCCCAGTAGCCGTTCGTCCATAGCTGGGGGGGGGCCCTGAGGCCCCCTCCCTGCTCCGCCCCTCCCCCCGCCTGGTTACTTCTCCCCCCAAACTCGCTGGGGCCGCTGCTCCCTCCGCCCCAACCCCCGCCCGTCTGCCCCCGGCTCCCGGCTCCCCCGGGGGTTCACCCCGGCACTGAAGGGAGACCTGGGATACCGGCTGGGCCCCCCACAGGAGACCCCGGCCCCCGGCGGCGGAGAAAATGGAGccggagagagagaggaggcccAAGCgggggtgtgtgtgagagagagggaggagggaggagggagaagggggggagcgagggagggaggctgggggaggggagccggggaggaagaggaggggagaagagaggaggaacAGGGAGGAGCTGGGGGCGGAGAGAGAGACATAGAAACAGAGGAACTGAGACCgagtggaggaggggagagggaagaggggatGAGGGGAGGAGACGGGCCATCTGAAAAATATGGGAAAGCCCCCTGGCTGGACTTCCGCGGCCTAGGAGTGGGGCTGTGTTGGCGGCTGGGggcgtctgtc encodes:
- the PBX2 gene encoding pre-B-cell leukemia transcription factor 2 isoform X1, with the protein product MDERLLGPPPPGGGRGGLGLVSGEPGGPGEPPGGGDPGGGSGGVPGGRGKQDIGDILQQIMTITDQSLDEAQAKKHALNCHRMKPALFSVLCEIKEKTGLSIRSSQEEEPVDPQLMRLDNMLLAEGVAGPEKGGGSAAAAAAAAASGGGVSPDNSIEHSDYRSKLAQIRHIYHSELEKYEQACNEFTTHVMNLLREQSRTRPVAPKEMERMVSIIHRKFSAIQMQLKQSTCEAVMILRSRFLDARRKRRNFSKQATEVLNEYFYSHLSNPYPSEEAKEELAKKCGITVSQVSNWFGNKRIRYKKNIGKFQEEANIYAVKTAVSVTQGGHSRTSSPTPPSSAGSGGSFNLSGSGDMFLGMPGLNGDSYSASQVESLRHSMGPGGYGDNLGGGQMYSPREMRANGSWQEAVTPSSVTSPTEGPGSVHSDTSN
- the PBX2 gene encoding pre-B-cell leukemia transcription factor 2 isoform X2 → MDERLLGPPPPGGGRGGLGLVSGEPGGPGEPPGGGDPGGGSGGVPGGRGKQDIGDILQQIMTITDQSLDEAQAKKHALNCHRMKPALFSVLCEIKEKTGLSIRSSQEEEPVDPQLMRLDNMLLAEGVAGPEKGGGSAAAAAAAAASGGGVSPDNSIEHSDYRSKLAQIRHIYHSELEKYEQACNEFTTHVMNLLREQSRTRPVAPKEMERMVSIIHRKFSAIQMQLKQSTCEAVMILRSRFLDARRKRRNFSKQATEVLNEYFYSHLSNPYPSEEAKEELAKKCGITVSQVSNWFGNKRIRYKKNIGKFQEEANIYAVKTAVSVTQGGHSRTSSPTPPSSAGGITPTLDGARGLWG